In a genomic window of Amycolatopsis japonica:
- a CDS encoding VanZ family protein: MTNAQVTALQYGLISFFALWATVLIPQLIVLHARHGRVRLRPVLTTAAVLLYATMTLAVTFLPLPGPGVKRLSQTVQLQPFQWVADIHTELLKHGLPMADWFTTQTFQQATMNVLLFVPLGFFARTLWKRGLVGTTLIGLAASLLIEITQLTANFGTAPYVYRIFDVDDLLNNTGGAMLGWIAGALLLSLVRKPVPSTVELQLPRRERVDLAQVR; encoded by the coding sequence ATGACGAACGCACAGGTCACCGCCCTGCAGTACGGCTTGATCAGCTTCTTCGCGCTCTGGGCGACGGTGCTGATCCCGCAGCTGATCGTCCTGCACGCGCGGCACGGCCGGGTGCGGCTTCGTCCCGTCCTGACCACGGCCGCCGTGCTGCTCTACGCGACCATGACGCTGGCCGTCACCTTCCTGCCGCTGCCCGGCCCCGGCGTCAAACGGCTGAGCCAGACCGTGCAACTGCAGCCGTTCCAATGGGTCGCCGACATCCACACCGAACTGCTCAAGCACGGGCTGCCGATGGCCGACTGGTTCACCACGCAGACCTTCCAGCAGGCCACCATGAACGTGCTGCTGTTCGTCCCGCTCGGCTTCTTCGCCAGGACGCTGTGGAAGCGCGGCCTCGTCGGCACGACGCTGATCGGCCTCGCCGCTTCGCTGCTGATCGAGATCACGCAGCTGACCGCGAACTTCGGCACCGCGCCCTACGTCTACCGGATCTTCGACGTCGACGACCTGCTCAACAACACCGGTGGCGCGATGCTCGGCTGGATCGCCGGGGCCCTGCTGCTCAGCCTCGTGCGCAAGCCCGTTCCCTCAACGGTCGAGCTTCAGCTTCCGCGCCGCGAGCGGGTCGACCTCGCCCAAGTCCGCTAG
- a CDS encoding class I SAM-dependent methyltransferase, producing the protein MEQGTFTADGCSVEVYRLLPPGDEPGIVHAAVPAGASILELGSGAGRVTHALLELGHPVVAVDDSPEMLAHVRAGTVCSKIEDLRLGRLFDVVLLGSHLVNTASEADRAAFLATARAHVAPGGRVLVEWHPPEWFDSVRDGQGGRLGEVDVRLGQVVRDGDLLSAVVRYSAGTRWWSQAFTCRRLDLQALKAALTSADLAFERWHTEDRTWFSASPE; encoded by the coding sequence ATGGAGCAGGGGACGTTCACGGCGGACGGGTGTTCGGTGGAGGTGTACCGGCTGCTGCCGCCCGGCGACGAGCCGGGGATCGTGCACGCGGCGGTCCCGGCGGGGGCGTCGATCCTGGAGCTCGGCAGCGGCGCCGGGCGCGTCACGCACGCGTTGCTGGAGCTCGGGCATCCGGTGGTCGCGGTGGACGATTCGCCGGAGATGCTCGCCCACGTCCGCGCCGGGACGGTGTGCTCGAAGATCGAAGACCTGCGGCTCGGCCGGCTCTTCGACGTGGTGTTGCTCGGCAGCCACCTGGTCAACACCGCCTCGGAAGCCGATCGGGCGGCCTTCCTGGCCACCGCCCGCGCGCATGTCGCGCCCGGCGGGCGGGTGCTCGTCGAATGGCATCCGCCGGAGTGGTTCGACTCGGTCCGCGACGGTCAGGGCGGCAGGCTCGGCGAGGTCGACGTCCGGCTCGGCCAGGTCGTCCGTGACGGCGACCTGCTCTCGGCCGTCGTGCGGTACTCGGCCGGCACCCGGTGGTGGAGCCAGGCGTTCACCTGCCGGCGGTTGGACCTGCAGGCCCTGAAAGCCGCGCTGACCAGCGCAGACCTGGCCTTCGAACGGTGGCACACCGAAGACCGGACCTGGTTCTCGGCGAGCCCCGAGTGA
- the mug gene encoding G/U mismatch-specific DNA glycosylase, with protein sequence MRTKPTKGELAAAYGKTIDDVIAPDLDVLFCGINPGLYSGALGLHFARPGNRFWPALYRGGFTPRLLDPSEQDELLGLGLGITNVVARTTARADELTPDEFREGGRLLTARVAEFRPRRLAVVGITAYRTAFGLPKAKIGPQDTEIGGARVWVLPNPSGLNAHWTPAALGDEFGRLRAEVHSQ encoded by the coding sequence GTGAGGACCAAACCGACCAAGGGCGAGCTGGCCGCCGCCTACGGCAAGACCATCGACGACGTCATCGCGCCCGATCTGGACGTGCTGTTCTGCGGGATCAACCCCGGCCTCTACTCGGGCGCCCTCGGCCTGCACTTCGCCCGGCCGGGGAACCGGTTCTGGCCCGCGCTGTACCGCGGCGGCTTCACCCCGCGCCTGCTCGACCCCAGCGAGCAGGACGAACTGCTCGGCCTCGGTCTCGGCATCACGAACGTCGTCGCGCGGACGACGGCGCGGGCCGACGAGCTGACGCCGGACGAATTCCGGGAAGGCGGCCGTCTGCTCACGGCGAGGGTCGCCGAATTCCGGCCACGCCGGCTCGCGGTCGTCGGGATCACGGCCTACCGGACCGCCTTCGGCCTGCCGAAGGCGAAGATCGGCCCGCAAGACACCGAGATCGGCGGAGCGCGGGTTTGGGTACTGCCGAATCCGAGCGGGCTGAACGCGCACTGGACGCCCGCGGCGCTCGGGGACGAGTTCGGGCGCCTTCGTGCCGAAGTCCACTCTCAGTAG
- a CDS encoding response regulator transcription factor, producing MRSIEPNRTQAGRPGGLSPGGRGLGVAAVDPIPIFCEGLSSLVHRTPGLTWLGHAASHHAALQLCEQLKPDVIVLDSALDPNCHLSRLLSGGDPALVIITMIRDTNRTQQYLAAAIAAGVHAIVPRATDGRHLAEAIRRAHSDRRYIDPTLAALTARPKRQPVLPKPGEAPKPATARGLMPLSRREYQVLQLVAEGLENSGIAKILFLSVETVRTHVKSILRKLSARDRTHAVTIAFRSGILVANPDDAHTPAEPQAATSIAPSPR from the coding sequence ATGCGAAGCATCGAGCCGAACCGAACGCAGGCCGGCAGGCCTGGCGGACTGTCGCCAGGCGGCCGCGGACTCGGCGTGGCCGCCGTCGATCCGATCCCGATCTTCTGCGAGGGATTGAGCTCGCTGGTCCACCGCACGCCGGGGCTGACGTGGCTCGGCCACGCGGCGAGCCATCATGCCGCGCTCCAGCTGTGCGAACAGCTCAAACCGGACGTCATCGTGCTGGATTCGGCGCTCGACCCGAACTGCCATCTGTCCCGGCTGCTCAGCGGCGGCGACCCGGCGCTGGTCATCATCACGATGATCAGGGACACCAACCGCACCCAGCAGTACCTCGCCGCGGCGATCGCGGCGGGCGTGCACGCGATCGTGCCGAGGGCGACCGACGGACGGCACCTGGCCGAGGCGATCCGGCGCGCGCACAGCGACCGCCGCTACATCGACCCGACGCTGGCGGCACTCACGGCGCGGCCGAAGCGCCAGCCCGTGCTCCCGAAGCCGGGCGAAGCCCCCAAGCCGGCGACCGCGCGCGGCCTGATGCCGCTGTCCCGCCGCGAGTACCAGGTCCTGCAGCTGGTGGCCGAGGGACTCGAGAACTCCGGGATCGCGAAGATCCTGTTCCTGTCCGTCGAAACCGTGCGGACGCACGTCAAGAGCATCCTGCGCAAGCTTTCGGCCCGCGACCGCACACACGCCGTGACGATCGCGTTCCGCTCCGGCATCCTGGTGGCGAATCCCGACGACGCGCACACCCCGGCGGAGCCGCAGGCGGCCACTTCGATCGCGCCGTCACCCCGCTGA
- a CDS encoding acyl-CoA dehydrogenase produces the protein MGHYKSNVRDLEFNLFEVLGVQDRLGKGVLAESDEETARGVLTELNKLASGPLADSYADADRNPPVYDPKTFSVKIPESFKKSYQALMDGEWWRLGLPNELGGFGLPPTVQWAAAELILGANAPLFMYMAGPNFAGIVDKNGTDEQKRWAQIMIDRGWGATMVLTEPDAGSDVGAGRAKAVKQEDGSWHIDGVKRFITSAENDMVENIMHLVLARPEGPGIETKPGTKGLSLFLVPKFHFDGETGELGERNGAFVTNVEHKMGIKASTTCELTFGQHGTPAKGWLLGEVHDGIAQMFQVIEYARMMVGTKAIATLSTGYLNALEYAKERVQGADLPNMLNKAAPRVTITHHPDVRRSLMLQKAYAEGLRAVYLYTATFQDQVWTGEGDEASRKIAHGVNDLLLPIVKGVGSERATEQLVQSLQTLGGSGFLQDYPIEQYIRDAKIDSLYEGTTAIQSLDFFFRKIVRDKGASLAYVAGEITKTIESEIGNGRLKNERGLLKQALEDTQGMLGSLIGYLTSSQEDPQNINKVGQHTVRLLMSVGDLLIGWQLIKHAEVAIGKLDAGASAKDVPFYEGKLAVASFFAKSVLPELTSRRAIVEAADNSLMEIPEAAF, from the coding sequence ATGGGCCACTACAAGAGCAACGTCCGAGACCTGGAGTTCAACCTCTTCGAGGTCCTCGGCGTGCAGGACCGCCTCGGCAAGGGCGTCCTCGCGGAATCCGACGAGGAGACCGCCCGCGGCGTGCTGACCGAGCTGAACAAGCTCGCTTCCGGTCCCCTCGCCGACTCGTACGCCGACGCGGACCGCAACCCGCCGGTGTACGACCCGAAGACCTTCTCGGTGAAGATCCCCGAGTCGTTCAAGAAGAGCTACCAGGCGCTGATGGACGGCGAATGGTGGCGGCTGGGCCTGCCGAACGAGCTGGGCGGCTTCGGCCTGCCCCCGACCGTGCAGTGGGCCGCGGCCGAGCTGATCCTCGGTGCCAACGCGCCGCTGTTCATGTACATGGCGGGCCCGAACTTCGCCGGCATCGTCGACAAGAACGGCACCGACGAGCAGAAGCGCTGGGCGCAGATCATGATCGACCGCGGCTGGGGCGCCACCATGGTCCTCACCGAGCCCGACGCCGGTTCCGACGTCGGCGCCGGCCGCGCCAAGGCCGTCAAGCAGGAGGACGGCTCCTGGCACATCGACGGCGTGAAGCGGTTCATCACCTCGGCCGAGAACGACATGGTCGAGAACATCATGCACCTGGTGCTGGCCCGCCCCGAGGGCCCCGGCATCGAGACCAAGCCCGGTACCAAGGGCCTTTCGCTCTTCCTCGTGCCGAAGTTCCACTTCGACGGCGAGACCGGTGAGCTGGGCGAGCGCAACGGCGCCTTCGTCACCAATGTCGAGCACAAGATGGGCATCAAGGCCTCCACCACCTGCGAGCTGACCTTCGGCCAGCACGGCACCCCCGCCAAGGGCTGGCTGCTCGGCGAGGTGCACGACGGCATCGCGCAGATGTTCCAGGTCATCGAGTACGCCCGCATGATGGTCGGCACGAAGGCCATCGCGACGCTGTCGACCGGCTACCTCAACGCGCTCGAGTACGCCAAGGAGCGCGTCCAGGGTGCGGACCTGCCGAACATGCTGAACAAGGCGGCGCCGCGCGTCACCATCACCCACCACCCGGACGTCCGCCGCTCGCTGATGCTGCAGAAGGCGTACGCCGAGGGCCTGCGCGCGGTGTACCTCTACACCGCGACCTTCCAGGACCAGGTGTGGACCGGCGAGGGCGACGAGGCTTCGCGGAAGATCGCGCACGGCGTCAACGACCTGCTGCTGCCGATCGTCAAGGGCGTCGGCTCCGAGCGCGCGACCGAGCAGCTCGTGCAGTCGCTGCAGACCCTCGGCGGGTCCGGCTTCCTGCAGGACTACCCGATCGAGCAGTACATCCGTGACGCGAAGATCGACTCGCTGTACGAAGGCACCACGGCCATCCAGTCGCTGGACTTCTTCTTCCGCAAGATCGTCCGCGACAAGGGCGCTTCGCTGGCCTACGTCGCCGGCGAGATCACGAAGACCATCGAGTCGGAGATCGGCAACGGGCGGCTCAAGAACGAGCGCGGTCTGCTCAAGCAGGCGCTCGAAGACACCCAGGGCATGCTCGGCTCGCTGATCGGCTACCTGACCTCGTCGCAGGAAGACCCGCAGAACATCAACAAGGTCGGACAGCACACGGTCCGCCTGCTGATGTCGGTCGGCGACCTGCTCATCGGCTGGCAGCTCATCAAGCACGCCGAGGTCGCCATCGGCAAGCTCGACGCGGGCGCGTCGGCGAAGGACGTCCCATTCTACGAGGGCAAGCTCGCCGTGGCGTCGTTCTTCGCGAAGAGCGTCCTGCCGGAGCTGACGTCGCGCCGTGCGATCGTCGAGGCCGCGGACAACAGCCTCATGGAGATCCCCGAAGCCGCGTTCTAA
- a CDS encoding GlsB/YeaQ/YmgE family stress response membrane protein: MTVTGIITAIVVGLILGVLGRFFAPGKQSIPIWLTIVVGIVAAFIGTAIARGLGYADTKGFDWLELITQIVIAGIGVTLAANLYGRRGVTR; encoded by the coding sequence ATGACAGTCACCGGCATCATCACGGCGATCGTGGTCGGCCTGATCCTCGGGGTGCTCGGCAGGTTCTTCGCCCCCGGCAAGCAGTCCATCCCGATCTGGCTGACCATCGTCGTCGGTATCGTCGCCGCCTTCATCGGCACCGCGATCGCCCGCGGGCTCGGCTACGCGGACACGAAGGGCTTCGACTGGCTCGAACTCATCACCCAGATCGTCATCGCCGGGATCGGGGTCACGCTGGCCGCCAACCTCTACGGACGCCGCGGTGTCACCCGGTAA
- a CDS encoding GlsB/YeaQ/YmgE family stress response membrane protein: protein MLGGLWGIITTIVVGLILGVIGRMIAPGDQKIPMWLTIVVGIVAAFIGNWLAGVFGVRDTAGIDWIRHAFQVGAAIVGVIAAAAIYAKIKGGHRAAT from the coding sequence ATGTTGGGTGGCCTTTGGGGCATCATCACCACGATCGTGGTCGGGCTGATCCTCGGCGTCATCGGCCGGATGATCGCGCCCGGCGATCAGAAGATCCCGATGTGGCTGACGATCGTCGTCGGCATCGTCGCCGCGTTCATCGGCAACTGGCTGGCCGGCGTGTTCGGCGTCCGCGACACCGCGGGCATCGACTGGATCCGGCACGCCTTCCAGGTCGGCGCGGCCATCGTCGGCGTCATCGCCGCGGCCGCGATCTACGCCAAGATCAAGGGCGGGCATCGCGCCGCGACCTGA
- a CDS encoding leucine-rich repeat domain-containing protein, giving the protein MTTRLELGGQGLTSLSGISLPATLEYLDLYDNRLTSVPDELWSLSGLRVLNLATNRLTSVPPAIGALRNLHTLDLGHNELSVLPDELGELSGLTEYLYVSDNRLTEFPAALCSLGRLKYLGCTDNRIATLPEDLSGLTSLREFRLYGNGLTGIPESMGTLSALRELHLRKNRLTTLPSSIGDLSELRQLDLRENRLTSLPESITRLSKLDKLDLRWNKELREPPWLADFEARGCMVLR; this is encoded by the coding sequence GTGACCACTCGACTCGAACTCGGTGGCCAGGGGCTGACCTCCCTGTCCGGCATCTCCCTCCCGGCGACGCTGGAGTACCTGGATCTGTACGACAACCGGCTGACGTCCGTTCCCGACGAGCTGTGGTCGCTTTCCGGGCTCCGCGTGCTGAATCTGGCCACCAACCGGCTGACCTCCGTCCCGCCCGCCATCGGCGCCTTGCGGAATCTGCACACGCTGGATCTGGGGCACAACGAACTTTCCGTCCTGCCGGACGAACTCGGCGAGCTTTCCGGGCTGACGGAATACCTCTACGTGAGCGACAACCGGTTGACCGAGTTCCCCGCCGCGTTGTGTTCGCTCGGACGGCTGAAATACCTGGGGTGCACGGACAATCGCATCGCCACCCTTCCGGAGGATCTGTCCGGCCTGACGTCGTTGCGTGAATTCCGCTTGTACGGCAACGGATTGACCGGAATCCCGGAATCGATGGGGACACTTTCCGCGTTACGCGAACTGCATCTGCGAAAGAACCGGTTGACCACCTTGCCGTCCTCCATCGGAGACCTGAGCGAGCTGCGTCAGCTCGACCTGAGGGAGAACCGGCTCACCTCGCTGCCGGAGTCCATCACTCGGCTGTCCAAATTGGACAAACTGGATCTGCGGTGGAACAAGGAACTGCGCGAGCCGCCGTGGCTCGCTGACTTCGAGGCGCGGGGCTGCATGGTGCTGCGGTGA
- a CDS encoding VanW family protein, whose translation MREDHDEPGADLFTDDLLSAPETDEGLVDELFEGDRVVHPPPTPASKFRKGLGKALMVTGVLMGLFVLLYAVDLIVSAGDVPRGVTVAGIDVGGLTHKDAESKLRRELEPRLIEPVRVRAGDVRTVLYPTSSGLGLDWPQTLGRAGHQPLSPYTRLMSFFTSREVGVVTWTDAPKLEKAVSDLAATKLNRPPVEGNITFQPVAGTDGGVVPAAVEPRNGQTLTDLKEAVTAVTEGWLSDNGVEFKVNVAPVKATSPGVHAALVKIVVPAVAKPLVIRGEGKDATLKPDVIAGSFQFAARDDGNLEVRIDQGKLRAVAQPQLKETETDGADAQIVFVGDRPAVQPSKDARKVNWDLTFSSLTSTLAKSEERELKAVYDASSPAVSTEAANVLGINEVIGEFTTSGLSGPAMTNVQTLATRVSGAIVKPNERFSLGARSGARTADAGYVPAPVNEDGTGPVVVGGGVSQLATTLYNAAYLAGLADGGHLEHDNYLDRYPVARDAKAINTDGSPVDLQIVNDAPTGIALQVIPANGSVTVRIWGTKRFSVQSVAGERHSYVPQPVQMGSGPGCVPDPGAAGFSTSDTRVLVDVVTGTEVRRETRNATYSPRTAIICA comes from the coding sequence GTGCGCGAAGACCATGACGAGCCGGGCGCCGACCTGTTCACCGACGATCTCCTCTCGGCCCCGGAAACCGACGAGGGCCTGGTAGACGAGCTCTTCGAGGGCGACAGGGTGGTGCATCCGCCGCCGACGCCCGCGTCGAAGTTCCGCAAGGGCCTCGGCAAGGCCCTCATGGTCACCGGCGTGCTCATGGGCCTGTTCGTGCTCCTGTACGCGGTCGATTTGATCGTCAGCGCCGGGGACGTCCCGCGCGGCGTCACGGTCGCGGGGATCGACGTCGGCGGTCTCACGCACAAAGACGCCGAGTCGAAACTTCGCCGTGAGCTGGAGCCGAGGCTGATCGAGCCGGTGCGGGTGCGGGCGGGCGACGTCCGCACGGTGCTGTACCCGACGTCCTCCGGCCTCGGCCTGGACTGGCCGCAGACGCTGGGCCGCGCCGGTCATCAGCCACTGAGCCCGTACACGCGGCTGATGTCGTTCTTCACCAGCCGCGAGGTCGGTGTCGTCACCTGGACCGACGCGCCGAAACTCGAAAAGGCCGTCTCGGACCTCGCCGCCACGAAGCTGAACCGCCCGCCGGTCGAAGGGAACATCACCTTCCAGCCGGTCGCGGGCACCGACGGCGGCGTGGTCCCGGCCGCGGTCGAACCGCGCAACGGGCAGACCCTCACCGACCTCAAGGAGGCCGTCACCGCGGTCACCGAGGGCTGGCTGAGCGACAACGGTGTCGAGTTCAAGGTGAACGTCGCGCCGGTGAAGGCGACTTCGCCGGGCGTGCACGCGGCGCTCGTCAAGATCGTCGTCCCGGCCGTCGCGAAGCCGCTGGTCATCCGCGGCGAGGGCAAGGACGCGACGCTGAAACCGGACGTGATCGCGGGGTCCTTCCAGTTCGCCGCGCGCGACGACGGCAACCTCGAAGTCCGTATCGACCAGGGCAAACTGCGGGCGGTGGCGCAGCCGCAGCTCAAGGAGACCGAGACCGACGGCGCCGACGCGCAGATCGTCTTCGTCGGCGACAGACCGGCCGTCCAGCCGTCGAAGGACGCGAGGAAGGTCAACTGGGACCTCACGTTCTCCTCGCTGACCTCGACGCTCGCCAAGAGCGAGGAGCGGGAGCTGAAAGCGGTCTACGACGCCAGCAGCCCGGCCGTCAGCACCGAGGCGGCGAACGTCCTCGGCATCAACGAGGTCATCGGCGAGTTCACCACGTCCGGTTTGAGCGGGCCGGCGATGACGAACGTGCAGACGCTGGCCACCAGGGTCTCCGGCGCCATCGTGAAGCCGAACGAACGGTTCAGCCTCGGCGCGCGCTCCGGGGCGAGGACGGCGGACGCGGGCTACGTGCCCGCCCCGGTGAACGAGGACGGCACCGGGCCGGTCGTGGTCGGCGGCGGCGTCTCGCAGCTCGCGACGACGCTCTACAACGCCGCGTACCTGGCGGGCCTCGCCGACGGCGGTCATCTGGAGCACGACAACTACCTGGACCGGTATCCCGTCGCGCGCGACGCCAAGGCGATCAACACCGACGGTTCGCCGGTCGATCTGCAGATCGTCAACGACGCCCCGACCGGGATCGCGCTCCAGGTGATCCCCGCGAACGGCTCGGTGACGGTGCGGATCTGGGGTACGAAACGGTTTTCGGTGCAGAGCGTCGCCGGCGAGCGGCATTCGTACGTTCCTCAGCCGGTGCAGATGGGGTCGGGGCCCGGCTGCGTCCCGGATCCCGGCGCGGCCGGGTTCAGCACGTCGGACACCCGCGTGCTCGTCGACGTCGTCACCGGTACGGAGGTCCGCCGGGAGACCCGCAACGCGACCTACTCGCCGAGGACCGCGATCATCTGCGCCTGA
- a CDS encoding GroES family chaperonin: MLQDRVLVKLSPEDGERRSSGGIVIPATAQVARRLAWGDVLGVGNSVRNVKTGDRVLFNPDDQHEVEIQGEGHLVMRERDIHAVATERTEHGTGLYL; the protein is encoded by the coding sequence ATGCTGCAGGACAGGGTGCTCGTGAAGCTGTCCCCCGAGGACGGGGAGCGCCGAAGTTCCGGCGGCATCGTCATCCCCGCCACCGCGCAGGTGGCGCGGCGGCTCGCGTGGGGTGATGTACTGGGCGTGGGCAACAGTGTGCGGAACGTCAAGACCGGCGACCGCGTGCTGTTCAACCCGGACGACCAGCACGAGGTCGAGATCCAGGGCGAGGGGCACCTGGTGATGCGGGAACGCGACATCCACGCCGTGGCGACCGAACGGACCGAACACGGCACGGGGTTGTACCTGTAA
- a CDS encoding NHL domain-containing thioredoxin family protein: MRAPELAGDGWLNTGGERITLAGLRGRVVLLDFWTSGCINCLHVLDELRPLEAEFADVLVTIGVHSPKFLHEGEAAAIEAAVRRYEVHHPVLNDPKMATWSQYAVKAWPTLVVVDPEGYVVHVAAGEGHAEALRRVIADLVATHEAKGTLRRGGSPYVPAEEQRTELRFPSKAVTTAEGRILVADTGNHSIVEFASDGETIIRRFGSGERGAQDGPFDLASFTEPSGITLLPYEVAERAGYHAVVADTAGHRLRGIDLITGEVSTVAGTGRQWRDGVDTGKALDIDLTSPWDVAWWGPAGGVVVAMAGNHTLSVFEPVSGTIRRFAGTTVEGLRDGDVHEAFFAQTSGLTPDGQKLWLADAETSALRWIQPEGETFTVHTAVGVDLFSFGHVDGPADKALLQHPLGLAVLPGDTVAIADTYNGAIRRYDPLTRQVTTLATGLAEPSGLLVHDGELLVVESAGGRIGPVPLGEQAVAGDAHAVRRPPTVLAPGELEFSVVFTPPPGEKLDDRFGPSTRLEISASPPELLADGAGVGTDLFRKLRFAEGVTGGVLQVVAQAASCDDGGEHPACRITRQDWGVPVRFENGGESVLSLVMAGDPGK; the protein is encoded by the coding sequence GTGCGCGCCCCCGAGCTCGCCGGTGACGGGTGGCTCAACACCGGCGGCGAGCGGATCACGCTCGCCGGGCTGCGCGGCCGCGTCGTCCTGCTGGACTTCTGGACCAGCGGCTGCATCAACTGCCTGCACGTGCTGGACGAGCTGCGCCCGCTGGAGGCCGAGTTCGCCGACGTCCTGGTGACCATCGGCGTGCATTCGCCCAAGTTCCTGCACGAGGGCGAGGCGGCCGCGATCGAGGCCGCCGTGCGGCGTTACGAGGTGCACCACCCGGTCCTCAACGACCCGAAGATGGCCACCTGGTCGCAATACGCGGTCAAGGCATGGCCGACGTTGGTCGTCGTCGACCCCGAGGGTTACGTCGTCCACGTCGCCGCCGGCGAGGGGCACGCCGAGGCACTGCGCAGGGTGATCGCCGACCTCGTCGCGACCCACGAGGCCAAGGGCACGCTCCGCCGCGGCGGCAGTCCGTACGTCCCGGCCGAGGAGCAGCGCACCGAGCTGCGGTTCCCGAGCAAGGCCGTCACCACCGCCGAAGGCCGCATCCTGGTCGCCGACACGGGCAACCACTCCATCGTCGAGTTCGCCTCCGACGGCGAGACGATCATCCGCCGGTTCGGCAGCGGTGAGCGAGGCGCGCAGGACGGGCCGTTCGACCTGGCGAGCTTCACCGAGCCGTCCGGGATCACCCTGCTGCCGTACGAGGTCGCCGAACGCGCGGGCTATCACGCCGTCGTCGCCGACACGGCCGGGCACCGGCTGCGCGGGATCGACCTGATCACCGGCGAGGTCTCCACGGTCGCCGGCACCGGCCGCCAGTGGCGCGACGGCGTCGACACCGGCAAGGCGCTCGACATCGACCTCACCAGCCCTTGGGACGTCGCCTGGTGGGGTCCCGCGGGCGGCGTCGTGGTCGCCATGGCGGGCAACCACACGCTGAGCGTGTTCGAGCCGGTCTCGGGCACCATCCGCCGCTTCGCCGGCACGACCGTCGAAGGCCTGCGTGACGGCGACGTCCACGAGGCGTTCTTCGCGCAGACGTCCGGCCTGACGCCCGACGGGCAGAAGCTGTGGCTCGCGGACGCGGAGACGTCGGCGTTGCGCTGGATCCAGCCCGAGGGCGAGACGTTCACCGTGCACACCGCGGTCGGCGTCGACCTGTTCTCCTTCGGCCATGTAGACGGACCCGCCGACAAGGCGCTCCTGCAGCATCCGCTCGGCCTTGCCGTGCTCCCTGGCGACACCGTCGCTATCGCCGACACCTACAACGGCGCCATCCGCCGCTACGACCCGCTCACCCGCCAAGTGACCACGCTCGCGACCGGGCTCGCGGAGCCGTCCGGGCTGCTGGTGCACGACGGCGAACTGCTGGTCGTCGAGTCGGCGGGCGGCCGGATCGGGCCGGTGCCGCTCGGGGAGCAGGCCGTGGCCGGGGACGCGCACGCGGTCCGCCGTCCGCCGACCGTGCTCGCGCCGGGTGAGCTGGAGTTCTCCGTCGTCTTCACCCCGCCGCCCGGCGAGAAGCTCGACGACCGCTTCGGCCCGTCGACGCGGCTGGAGATCAGCGCGTCGCCGCCGGAACTGCTCGCCGACGGCGCCGGAGTGGGCACGGACCTGTTCCGCAAGCTCCGCTTCGCCGAGGGCGTCACCGGAGGGGTTCTGCAGGTCGTCGCGCAGGCGGCGAGCTGTGACGATGGAGGCGAGCATCCCGCCTGCCGCATCACCCGCCAGGACTGGGGTGTGCCGGTGCGGTTCGAAAACGGCGGAGAAAGCGTGCTGAGCCTGGTCATGGCGGGCGACCCGGGTAAGTAG
- a CDS encoding SRPBCC family protein: MTEPSATGKIAIAAPPEKVYSLVSDPGALAGMAEEYEGHRWVGAAGAVVGAKFRGRNRRGLRRWSTLSTITDADEGKRFAFEVTTVAGLPVARWQYDIEASGDGCVAVESTWDRRPGWLRGPTSLFTGVWKRDDANRANIAATLARLKAAAES; encoded by the coding sequence ATGACAGAGCCCAGCGCCACCGGAAAGATCGCGATCGCCGCCCCGCCCGAGAAGGTGTATTCCCTGGTCAGTGACCCGGGTGCGCTCGCGGGTATGGCCGAGGAATACGAGGGACACCGCTGGGTCGGCGCCGCGGGGGCCGTCGTGGGCGCCAAGTTCCGCGGCCGAAACCGCCGTGGGCTCCGCCGCTGGAGCACGCTCTCGACGATCACGGACGCCGACGAGGGCAAGCGGTTCGCGTTCGAGGTGACCACCGTCGCCGGCCTTCCCGTCGCGCGCTGGCAGTACGACATCGAGGCGTCGGGCGACGGTTGCGTGGCCGTCGAGAGCACGTGGGACCGGCGGCCGGGCTGGCTGCGCGGGCCGACGTCGCTGTTCACCGGGGTTTGGAAGCGGGACGACGCCAACCGGGCGAACATCGCCGCGACGCTGGCTCGGCTGAAGGCCGCCGCCGAGTCCTGA